The Delphinus delphis chromosome 13, mDelDel1.2, whole genome shotgun sequence DNA window TCCCCAGCCAATGCTGAAGTTCAACTGCCAACACGTGGTGGGAGAGGGGCTGAGAAATGATTTGATGGGCAAGGTTGGGTGTTGTTAGGGTCATAAGATGTTGCTTTGGTTCAGGGTGGAAGCACTCTGGGGGCCACTGCCAAGAGGGGTCTGTGAGCCCCAGCTTCACACTCTGTCCCACCCTCGCCCCCTGGCTTGTGTCCGCGTCCCCTTTCGTCCATGGAGAGATGGTGACACCTGCTCAGGAAGCTCTCCCGAAGCCCCTAGGCTGAGCTCAGGCGCCTTCACCATGCCTGGAGGGCCATGCCCCTCACCAGCTCAGTAATCACCCCAACAGGTGACAGTGTCTCTGGCCTAGTTCCTCCCCTGATAGGGCCGCATGAGCCCAGGGCTGGAGCTGCCCTGTCCTCATACCCCCTGCCATGCTGAGCCAGGCTGACACGTGGCAGGACTCGCACGACCTTTACACTGTAAGCTCTCTGGGGCAGAACCTGGAGCTCTGTGCTTTGGAGCGGCCAGTGAGTTCTGGGTGGGCCGAGGGTGTGGCTGGCCTGGAGCGCTCCTCTCTCCAGGCACTCACCTGCTCCTGGGCCCGACTGCCTCCCAGGCACACCAAGTCCTGCCATCCTCCGTAGCTGTCCTTGGAGAGGCCACAGGTGGTCCACAGGGTCAGCTTCCACTCGATGTTGGCCGACAGGGACTCTCCGCTGGTGATCTCAGCTGTGGCCTGGGTCCTCCTGAGAGGGGAGGCCAAAGGGGCCAGACAGAAGGGCTCTTGCGAGGAGAGGCCCGGACCCACTCACCCCAGCCTTGTGGGAAAAGGATACCCCTGAGTATCACCCCACAGCCCTTCTGCTTTGGCCCCCACGCCTTTCCCAGCCAGTGGTTTTTCTAGTTCTCATAACAGCCGGCCAAGGAGGCTCTCAAGCACAGGGAAGAGTCAATCAGGAATCTGGCTTCCTCCTTACTGGAGCCAATCACCTCCACCTATAGAGCCCATAGAATCATCTCCTTCTAGTCCTCTCACCCGTTTTTCAGACTAGGAGGCTACAGTCTCAGACTAACAGGGAAGGCCGTGGTCCCAGGACCCCTGAGCCCACGACAAAGCCAAGGACCCTAGCACCCAAGCCCAGTCCTTTGAGCCCAAACCCCAACTCACTGCAGCAGTGCCTCCAACAGCTTGGTGACATTGGAAGAATAATGGAGGACAATCACTGGCCTGAACAGAAGTTGGGATATGTCCAGCTGTAGGGGGACAGGGAGGTCAGCCAGGCCGGGTCACCCATTCCCCAGCCTATGTGCCCCAAAAGCCTGATCCGGTTTACCTCTCGGACCACGTTGTGGTTCAAGATGAGGAGAAGCAAGGCAGAGGCTCCCAGGAAGAGCGCCCTCCGCATCTgcaggacagaggcagaggctaGCACACACCCTGCCCACACACCTGTCTCACCACCTGTGGTCACAGTTGTTCTCAGCTCCTGGCTCTGCGGTTAGCATTTCCTCTGGACAGATCAGCTATAAGCTCCCTGAGATCAAGGGCAAAAACCCTTATTCCTCTCACCTTCCCCCCAGATGCTCTGTGGGACCCAAATAATACTGTGCTTTCCCTGGTCCAAGCAGGGCAGGCTTGCCCACCGACCCCCAGCAGGAACTCCCCACTGTATACTCTCAGAGTCTGGTTGAGCTTCCTGACTCTCTCTagcctcctcccacctctctgcTGCCAACCACACTGACTCCAGTCTACCCCTGGGGTCCCTTgccccagccaggcccagggctTCTCTGGAAGCTCCTTAGGGGCCCACCTGGTAGTCTGGCTCTAGCAGTTGCCTTGAAAACCCTTCCTCCAGCCCCCTTTCCACATACACCCCCTGCACCTGCTGAACCAGAGCCTTAGGATAGGCCTGTGGGCCGCTGTCCTGACTCTCCTGgtgaacctgggcctcctgctccTTGCCCACGTATGCCACTGCAATCCAGCCTTCTACGGGCACCTCCTGCTCAGCATCCACGATGTCCATCTGTGGGGCAAGGGGCCATggtagaaggaggagggggaggaagggggatcGGTCACACAAGCGATGCAAGGCCAGGGTTTGGGAATGAGTCTGGAGGGGAGGGCATCTGATCTCAGGTTCTGGAAGCCGGAATGCTGGGGACCTGGGCAGCCTGGGGAAGGGGCGCTGGGCTGACAGGGCTTGGTCCAGGATGAAGGCTGGATCTGGGTGCAGGGTCTACGGCGGGGCGGGGGCCATATGGCTCAGCGGCGCTCACCAGCAGCAGACGGCCACCTAGAGGGAGCGCCGGGTCGGCCTCGGGGCCAATCCTGACGCCCTCCAGCAACAGAGCGTCCTCCCGCGGCAGCCTCACGTCCACCCGCACGGCGCgggccgccccccgccccgccctagCAGTGGGCTCGCTGCCGTCCGCCGCGGCCCCGGGCCCCGCCAGGCCCAGCCAGAATGGCAGCAGgggcaacagcagcagcagtggcgacggcggcggcggaggaggcggcggcggcgacctCGGCGTGGGGCGAGCAGCGGGGCCCATGGCCGGACACAGGAGCGCCGGGGGTCCTGGGTGCGTGGGGAAGCGGAGGGAGCCAGGCCGCAGCCGGACGGGGCGGGACgccgggaggggcgggggcgggggcgtggCCGGACGGGGAGGAGCGCCGGGAGGCGGGGTGGGCTCGCGGCGGCTCCCGCGCCCAGACCCGGCCGCGCGCGCCCCCTGGTGGCCGTGGAGAACACAGGCGCCGGCGGTCAGCGGGGCTGCAGCCGGGCGGAGCCCAGGTCAACTGGCAGAGGTGGGAAGTCAGAGGAGGCGCTCCCAGCTTTTGGTTGTCAGACGGCGGAGACCAGAGGAAGGGAGACCGACGGAGATAGTTGGAAGATAGTTGGCGACCTGGGGAGCCGGAGGCACGATCGGGGCCCCAGAAGGGCAGCAACGAGGAACTTCTGGGGGTCTGGACGCTAGCCCTTGCTCTGGAGCCGCCTGATGGTCACACGGTTGGCCTGGTTCTCCATTTCTCCACCAGACTGAACTCCAGAGACTGGCCTGACAGGTGttccgggggtggggaggggcgagATTGAGGCAAGGGTcctggaggggcagagagaggggccAGGGACCCCCAGCTAACACAGTTCCACAGTGGGGCCCAGAGGCTGGGTCTTCAGGCCTTGAAACGGGCACGATAGAAGACCAGCACTGCCTCACCCCCAACAAGTCATGTCTGATGCCCACCGGAATGTGAAAGTTCCATGGACGGTCCTAAAATTCATCCTTCTCTCCCAGGGGTTGCTGCTGCTGGGAGCTGGCTCAgtctgaaaacttaaaaaaaaattgtatcgtGATAAAAGGGCAAAGGCCTGAGGAGCCATGACACTCTTTCccccaatattttattatgaaaaatttcaagcatgcataaaaatggaaagaattttaCAGGGAACACTTGGATAACCACCAACGTTGAACTATCAAGATGCTCCTGAAGAATAAGATGGAGAGAATAAGACAGTCTGATACCAGCCTGAAGTCAGACAAATAGGGCATCAAACGCAGAAGCCAGAAACTGACCCTCACACAAAAGCATGGCTGTGTACGAAGAAGCGTTGCAtttgaggagaggggaggaggcagTAGGATGGACTGTTTGATAAATTGTGCTAAGGGAATGGGTTaccataaggaaaataaatggtATTAGACTCCTACTGCACATCATACACAATCAATTCCatgtggattaaagacctaaatatgaaaagtaataccctaaacatttttagaaaaaaaacataggagaatatcttgGTTACTTCAAGgtcaagagagattttttttttcttacaactttatggagatataattgacatacagcactgtataagtttaaagggCTACAGCATCATGATTTGACTTACGTACATTATGAAATTAtcataagtttagtgaacatccatcgtctcagatagatacaaaattaaagaaatggaggacttccctggtggcatagtggttaagaatctgccgagACCGCTAGGGAGGGTGTCCCTCCCCAATTACATCCCACACTGGTGAACTGAACTTTGTGTTTCTCATTTGCCTGATATTTTTAGAGTTTTGTTACAAGTGAATGCATTCATTAAAAGTACAGACAGTCCTCCGGTTTCTTTTGCTATTGAGATGAGtttcacacaacataaaatgaatcattttaaagTCAGAAAATCAGTGGTATTGAGTACATTCACAACGCTGGGCAACCAGCACCTCTATCCAGTTCCCAAACATTTTCGTCACCCCAGAAGGAAACCCCGTACCTGTGAAGCAGTCATTTGTTATTTCCCCTTCTCCTCAGCCACCGATCTGCTTTccatctctatggatttacctattctggacacaTCATACAATAATACATGGCCTTTTGTGTATGGctactttcacttagcataatgttttcaagattcatccatgttgtcatggATGTCGGCACCTCATTCCTATTTATGACGAAATAATATTCCAGCTTATggacatatcaaaatttgtttacccatttatccactgatggacattttggttgcaaAACTGTGGGTAATGagtcaaatccatttcacctgccttcactaatcaaggtcaTTTTAAGATGCATGTTCTCCAAGCAGCAGTGGCCTAAACAATAAGATTTGCCCGAGTTGTTTTCCAGAAACTTAGAGTCAGCTGTGCCTAGTTCGAGgtgagctggttaagactggataggaccactgaccctccaactgggcatgcTCGAGTGCCTGCTTGGTGACCTTTTGATGTCAGAGGGCCAAAATTCCACCCTCAGATTGTGCTGTGAACGTGCAGAGACCTGTAGTTCAGTTACGCCTGTGCAGAATGAAGATTACCACCCCTTTTTCCAATCGCCTTTCCCTACACTCCCCACACTCCCCATGCCTCAGACCGCCCTGCTTGCTTTATCTTCATCCCATAAATACCCCGGAGCCCCTTGCCTTCAGGGAGGCAGACTCCTATCTCCTCACTTGGCTGTCTTATGAATAAACCCTTtctttgctgcaaacctcagTGTCCCAGCGTTTCGGCTTGTGCAACGGGCAAAACGAACCTGGTTCAGTAACAGTTGTTctcatattttggctattgtgaataatgctgctatgaatgctGGTGTACAAACACTTGTTTGAGTCCCTgccttcaattcttttggatatacccagaagtggatcagatggtaattctttttgttttggctgcgctgcgCAGCACgcaggaatcttagttccccaacctgggatggaacccatgcccggcgtcttgaccactggactgccagggaagtctctcccagatatttttattcttttgaatactattgtaaatagaattgttgtcttaatttccttttaggattattcattgctggtgtatggaaacacaactgatttttgtatgttgacctAAAGTCGATTTTTTTGAACTTAAATAGCATGTATTATTTGGAGACTTGCTTTTTGAGCTAAGCATTCTGTTAGAATTATCCATGGTGATACACATACCTAGtccattcatttttctctattgcaTTGTATGCTACACATGAAGATATCATGATTTATCTCTTTAGTGATTGTGAGTCGGGCTGTTTTCAGTCTTTTACTATTCAAATAGGGATGTTCTGCACATGCCCAGGGAATGGTTCTCAGCCAGCAGTGTCACCTGGTGTGCAAGCTTTTTAGCATTTCCAACaacaaaggccccacctccagagaTAACAATTCAGTTGATTTGGAGTAGAGGTTGGGCATCAGTAGTTTTTAGAAGATCCTTAAATGATTCTAATGTTCAGTCTGTGTTGAGAACCACTATTCTAGAGTGCAcagtatacccaggagtggaattcctgagAGTATGCATCTTCAGTTTTATTTGATGTACAATTATTACCAGCGTGGCTGTCCTGTACCAGCACAACCAGGCTGTACGCCCATCAGCAGTGTACAGGTccacattcctaccagcacttGGCATTGTCAGACTTCAAATTTTTGCCAGTTGATCTCTCATAAGACCTTAATTTGTATCTCTCTGATTAATGAttaggttgagcatcttttcatatttattgacCATTCTTGTTTCCTCTTTTGGCAAATGCCTATTTGTATCTTGTGCCTATATCTATGTATTTGTATATTCTGCATATGAATCATTTGGTTGCAAATACCTTTTCTCATTTGGTGGCTTTCCCTGCCGCTTTATTACAATGTTTGGGTTAacagagtttttcattttttattgtggatgaattttttaaaatattttcctttataatctGCTTTTATGTAGTAAGAAatctctcctggaggagagggaattggataaaggcagtcaaaagatactacaaacttccagttatagggcttccttggtggtgcagtggttgggagtctgcctgctgatgcaggggacaggggttcatgccccggtccaggaggatcccgcgtcccacatgccgcggagtggctgggcctgtgagccatggctgctgagcctgcgcgtccagagcctgtgctctgcagtgggagaggccacagaagtgagaggcccgcgtaccgcaaaaaaataaacaaaaaaacctttccagttataagataaataagtactagggatataatgtacaacatgataaatagaaTTAACACTGttgaatattatatatgaaagttgttcagagtaaatcctaagagttatcatcacaatttttttccatttcttttttttttaaatttattattattttttatttttatttttggctgcgttgggtctttgttgccacatgCGGGCTTtccctgtgcgccgcaactactgaccctgcactctagagcgtgcgagccacaaatactgagtccgcatgctacaactactgaaggccatgtgcctagagcctgtgctcctcaacaagagaagccacctaaatgagaagcccgtgcaccacaacgaagagtagcccctgctcactacaactagagaaagcctgcatgcagcaacaaagacccaatgcagccaaaaatagataaataaatttattaaaaattaataaattaaaaaataaagacgagACCACAGGGAAGGAAGGGATCCCAGAAGGGATCccagctgggggaggaggtgggtcACGGGGCCTGGTGCTGACCCTCAGGCCACTCTACTCTCAGGGATGGATGGACAGGATGCTCAGCCCTGCAGACCCCTCCAGAGGAGCCAAACCCCCAAATCCTCGCTTGCTTCACTTCTGGGGCAGGGTAGGGAGCTGGTAGGGACAGAGCCATCAGTTTCTCAGCCTGTGCCTCCAGGCAAGCCGCTTCCCTTTTCTTGGCCTGTGTCCGCAACTGGGAGTTGGACTAAAAGTTTGGGGGGTGGGTCTTTTCACCAGGCATGCTGTGATCCCAAGTGGCTTGTGTCTTGGAATACAAGGTTTCCTggctctgggctgggctgtgaACTGTGTGGAGGAggccccccatcccccatcttTCCTCATCCCCCCTAAAGTTGCaaggggacagagaaagaaatgaagccgTTAATGAAAGTGTGAGACATGGTGTGCCTTACCCCAAGCACtaatggggcaggggcagggaaatGGTTTAGACTTGGTACCAGGAACGTGATACGTGGTGAGGCTGGCACGAGCCCAGGGCTGCTCTTCCTCTGCTGTGAAACTAATTCTTCATCGTGATTCCAGGCTGTGCATAAAATGGTCAAGCATCCCATGAGTCCATGGATGGTGGTGCTGGCAGAAGGATGAAGGGCAGGGAAGGCAAATCCATGTTCAGAATACAGGTCTGCTCCAGTGAGCACGAACCTCGGCCCCTGTGGTGGAGGAGCGCCAATGGGATTGAGCTGCCACCAGGTGGCAGGCTAGTCCCCAGGGAATGGGGCCACACTGGGGCCCAATGTTGGTCTCTGCTGTTTTTACAAAGGGGCCTTGAGGAAGGCAATGCCTTGCTCACAGGAATGTACCACCCATGGGGGTGTGAACTAAAAAGgctgcctgccatatcagtaaacaaaggatgtcgcAGCCATCAAGCTACCACATTATAGCCACTCCaccagtgagccctgagggaactcaggatgagaaaacaaaggatgCTGGCCCCAtgtagctgaggtgcatatcaaagaaatgatttcagtgagcccagactcttccCGTACACAGAAAAATGCCACATTCCTTAACTTAAGATATCTGATTTTCTTATCTTAACGggaatcttttgatgttctgactacctggtctttgttgcaaaaactcctacgTATCCTTGCTTCCCCACCTTCCTCTTCGGAACAGTTTCTCAGAATTATCTGAGATGATGTGTCCCGGGTTTAAGTCCTCAGATTTGgccaccgaataaaacataatttgtagactgtgcttttttttttcagttgacagggGCTTCAAGCCCAGTTGTAGCAACAGAGGGCTAGGCTGGTGGGAGGACTGTATTTTCAGAACTCAGAGGTCCCTGAGATCTCTTCACCTTATAGGCACAAGCCCCAGAACACATAAGAAATCATCTTAGAAAAATCTTAGACTGTCCCTTGGTTGCCTGGTTTCATCATCACCTCCGTCTACTCACCCAGACGCCCAGCGAGGGGTGCTGACCCACCTGAGATCATATATTACATAAGGAATGTAAATGTGGTGTGGCAAGGGGAGGGGCTTCAGAGTAGAAGGTGTGTCAGGGTGGTCAGGATCCAGTCCTAAGGGGACAGAGTGAGTGTTGGGTCATGCCCACAAATGGATGTTGACCACCTGCGGGGTTCTAGGCACTGGGCATGTAGCCATGACTATGACCAGCAATGGCTCCTGCCCTTGAGAATAGATGGTCAACCATAACCATGTATTTCAGACCATGGTAAGTGCCACCTGAAGGAGATAAAAATAGCATTAGAGAGtgaccagggctgggggctgcttCAGCTTCAGTGCCAGGGAAAGAAGGACTGTCCAAGAGCAGTGTAGTGAGGTTTAAGACCTGAATGGCAAAAATATCTGGAGGAAGAAGCAGGAAGTTCAAGTAAAACAGCTGATACATGtactatgttccaggtactgttCAAGCGAATTGCTTGAACTAGCTCATTTAATCCCATCACCACCACATGAGGTAGTAAGATTGTCATTGCCATCTGATGGAAGGGAAATTGAGGCACGGAGGTCAAGTAACCCCAGTAAGTGATGGACCCTGGACCTGAATGCAGGTGGTCTGGCTGCAGAGTCGGTGGGCTCACCCTGAGCTGTCCTGCTTCTCAAAGGCACTGGCCGGGAATGAAACTTCTGGCTGTAGAATCTGGATTCTGTCTTGGGTGTGGGTAGAAATGACAACCCACTCCTCCCAGGGGAAGCCTCCAGGCTTGTgccagttagtggcagagccagggcagaGTCTCCAgcacccctcctgccctcccctcccttctcctcctcacccctcccctccaggaGCCCTGAAatgcctgctccctgcccccagcctcttgGTTCACAGCTAAGTGGGCCACCTCACTCTAAAGGGATTTGACTCCTGGAGAGAACTGGAGACTGGTGAGAAAGGGCTTAGGGATTAGACAATGATACCCGGGAAGGTAAAGGACTTAATTAGGGGGGTTCGGGTGTGGgaagtggggcagggagaggatttGTGTCTTTGCAAAGCCAGGGTAGACTGCGGAAGTGAGGAGGAAGTGGGCTCCTGGGGAGGAGCCAGGCAGGCTTGGTTTCTCATGTTCTGTTGTGCCTTCAGAAATAACACATAATAGATTATAGTACTGATAATCCCTCCCATTTGTGCACCCACCACTTTTCCAGCCATTATTTCGCTTGGAAatctcacagcagccctgggaaagaGGCAAGGATTATTTTTCTCCCCAGGTGACAGGCACCCAGAGAAGGCAGGTAGGTGACTTTGCCACCGGAGGAGCTAGGGTTTGGCTGCAGGTCTCCTGGCTCCAGGTCCAGGTCTGCTGCCTCTGCTTTCACAACATCAGTGCAGGGGGAGAGGCAAGAGCAGGGGATCAAGAAGCTGCAGCAGAAGTCATCGGGAACTCAGGCTGCCACCTCCTAGACGGAAGTGCCTGAACACTTCTGGCCTCcttatttgggggtggggggtggagggtcagtgggggaagcaggagggagaaAAAACCGTAAGGTAATAGACAGGTTGCCATCCTGTATTCTGGGCAACTAGGCAGGGCTGCAGCTGGAACCCGAGGGGCCTGCAAAGAGGGCTCCTtatcctgccccctcccctagATATAACCCTCTCCCCAAGAGAGATCCACGTGTGTCCCTTCAACCTACAAAGGCACTCTCATCCACAGTCTGAACTTACCCTGGTGGATTTTCTATTCTTGTTCAACATCAAGGATGCCCAGTCACGAGAAGAAGAAAGACCACCCACCTTGCTCAAACATCTCAGACTAGGCCCTCCCCACCACTCAGAGGTCCTTCCTGACGCCCAGCCCTCCTACAGCCACATCCCCCCACGCCCTGACTCATTATCTGGCCCCCACTGCCCCCTCACTTCTCCACAGCCTGATCTCAGTCTGGGCATGCCCCCCACCAATACTGTAATTTCCCCAGGCATAGTTTTTGACTCCATGATTAGCACAGCGCTCAGTTAAATAAGTGccgaatgaatgaacaaatgtatgaatgaatgaatgaacatttgaataaatgaatgaatggtccccaggcctcctgcttcCTCCAATCTGGCAGAACCCTGCTCAGCTATCAGGTCTCTGGGAAACCAAGGATGATcccgtcccctcccctctgcaCCCGCTGTGGCGGCACTGGCCACTCTGTACCGAATGGTCTTTGGCCTTGGCTGTCCCCCTGTGGACCAGGaactcctggagggcaggacaCATCCTCTGAGGTGTCCCCATGCCTGGCCCCATGCCCACTGCATAAGTGCTGGTGGAGCAAAGGCATGAAAGGTGCTCTAGCTTCAAGCTCCACTCAGGAGCCAAAGCCTGGGTTGcctgggtgggggggaggggcaggcacaGGAGTGGGTCCCTCACCACTGCTTCCTCATTCTGCTGCTGTCACCTCCACTGTCCAGGCCGTGTAGTCCTGGGTGGTGCagatttctttattccttccccaCTTTGCTGGAAAAAGACTTGAGGCAGcacgtgggcagggctgggaggaggctcAGAGTCAGGGCCTTTCTGCATGGCCACCCACAAGTACAAGGGCTTTCCAGAGAGTTCCAGCTACCCCAGCCTCCTGGAAGTAGAgtgttccacaaatatttgttgaagggtTTAAAGGACTGTTCTCTCTGACTCTCAAATCCCCGTGCCAATCTCCGCACCACCCCTTCCCCGTTGGCACCACAGAATCAGAAGGCAGGGCACCCAGGGGCCTCCAACCTCCTGGTCAATGCCCTTGTTTTAGAGAAGAGTCATCCAAGGCCCAGGTCAAGGGCAGATGGCCCCAAGGAGGCCCCCTGCTGAATAGTCACTGCAGCACATTCACTGAAGAACAtggtctagggacttccctggtggtctggtgggtaagactctgcagtcctaatgcagggggccccggttcaatccctggtcggggaactagatcccacatgcgtgctgcaacaaaggatcctgcatgccacaacgaagatcctgtgctccacaactaggaCCTGgtgcagagaaaataaataaacaaacaaatgaataaatagttaaaaaaaaaaaaaaaaaagaatgtggtctaaagcccaggctctggactCCCAGTCCAGCGCTCCTGCCTGTGTTCAGAGCCGCCTCCCAGAGGAATCTCAAGCCCTGGGCACTACCTCCCAAGACTAGAACTGTTACCCAATATGCCTCCTAAATCTCTGGGTTCCAGCAGTCTTCTTTCAGCTGTCCACATGCCATGCCCGGCAGGGTATACTCAGAACAGCACACCCATCACAGAGCTGGCAGGTGGCAGGGCCTGGATCTCGCCTCTGGCCTGCCTGATCTGTGAGGCTGGGCTCTTTCTCCTGGGTCAGGCCGTTGCCTGACAGTCACCACTACAACACAAAGCAGTCAGTGTCAAGGCCAAGACAGAGGGGCTACTGGTTGGCAGAGGTCATGCTGGGTTGGGTGGATCAGGGAGAAGTTCCTGGAAACATCCCTGGATCAGGCTTTGAAGGCCAGGGAGGATCTGGCAGGAGGAAACAGGAGAGGGAAGCAGCTCtgaagaggcaggagggcagAAGTGCATCTGAGGAGCAGCTTGGAGCTTCTGTGACTGAAATTAAAGTGTGCAGTGGGGAGAAGTGGCAGTCAAGGCCACAAGGGATGCTGGGATGAGCTCGGGGTGGGCCTTGAATGCAAGTCAGTAAGGTTGGGCTGACTCCTGAAGGAACTAGGGAGTCATTGCAGATTCTTGAGTAGGGGAGCAACATACCTAACAGGGAGGGAGAATTGCCAGACCAGGATTGGGGGGATAGAGAAAAGGTGGGGATGTGGAGGGGGGAGTTCTCTTAGTAACCAGCCTGGAGGAGTTTAATtatagataataaatatataataaataaataaatatataatccaGATTTTGATTCTAGGATTTATTTGATCAGATTAGCCGCTCCATAGTGGGCTGGAGATAGGTAAGTTTCAGTGGCCAAAGGAGAAGCAGgcagccccagggcctgggaAGGGCAGACTGGAGGAAGGGTA harbors:
- the RNF215 gene encoding RING finger protein 215; the protein is MGPAARPTPRSPPPPPPPPPSPLLLLLPLLPFWLGLAGPGAAADGSEPTARAGRGAARAVRVDVRLPREDALLLEGVRIGPEADPALPLGGRLLLMDIVDAEQEVPVEGWIAVAYVGKEQEAQVHQESQDSGPQAYPKALVQQMRRALFLGASALLLLILNHNVVRELDISQLLFRPVIVLHYSSNVTKLLEALLQRTQATAEITSGESLSANIEWKLTLWTTCGLSKDSYGGWQDLVCLGGSRAQEQKPLQQLWNTILLVAMLLCTGLVVQAQRQASRQSQQEPRGQVDLLKRQVVQRLASLKTRRCRLGRAALDPPEPGAETCAVCLDYFCNKQWLRVLPCKHEFHRDCVDPWLMIQQTCPLCKFNVLGNRYSDD